The proteins below come from a single Acidobacteriota bacterium genomic window:
- the rplQ gene encoding 50S ribosomal protein L17, with amino-acid sequence MRHQVKRGHLGRTTSHRRALLRNLVTSFLEKERMRTTLAKARATRPIAEKMITLAKRNTLHSRRQALSYMMKESVVTKLFAEIGPRFTERPGGYTRIVKLEPRLGDGAEMAMLELIGSEFKKKAKKKKAKTPAAAKTK; translated from the coding sequence ATGAGGCATCAAGTCAAGCGGGGACATTTGGGCAGGACGACCTCTCATCGGAGGGCCTTGCTCCGCAATCTGGTCACCTCGTTCCTGGAAAAGGAGCGGATGAGGACGACTTTGGCCAAGGCCCGGGCCACCCGGCCGATAGCTGAAAAAATGATCACGCTGGCCAAGAGAAACACCCTCCATTCCCGAAGGCAGGCCTTGAGTTACATGATGAAGGAATCCGTGGTCACCAAACTGTTCGCTGAAATCGGGCCGCGTTTCACGGAACGGCCGGGCGGGTATACGCGGATCGTCAAGCTGGAACCCCGGCTGGGCGACGGTGCGGAGATGGCCATGCTGGAGCTCATCGGTTCCGAATTCAAGAAAAAGGCCAAAAAAAAGAAAGCCAAAACTCCCGCGGCGGCCAAAACCAAGTAG
- a CDS encoding HD domain-containing protein, whose protein sequence is MRFETLIDDMPDFDFKDKRLFIRLFGGNIYAVGGYVRDLIRKRPSPEVDILVARNSVEAVVRKLESRGRVDLVGRSFGVIKFTTGGKTYDVALPRIDTPRPAAERGHKDFEIATDPNLPIETDLSRRDFRCNSMALRLADGCLIDPFGGASDARAGRLRLTNPGAFPDDPLRVLRAARFASVLGFRIDPEIYDLSRDIDLSGLSIERVNEEFFRILLDSRRPSRGLEELLRLGGVEKLFPELYALSLTIQDAVFHPETDADGHHTVWGHTLLTVDQAQSLVRTSEWPDGKRLSLLLAAIYHDAGKASTTRREFRRGRITVTSRGHDRVSERIARKVLTRHRIVSWGGWDIEKTVPRLIGAHHRASEIWANRDDVTRKAFNRLAADVGGDFDLPIILDAADRAGRQNKLVRGLDREARWLFRKFREFRIDSETIRPLIMGRDLIGLGVAPGPAMGRILKKLHTLQLDGVFETKAAGMEAARRLLEGKKA, encoded by the coding sequence TTGAGATTTGAAACCCTGATCGACGACATGCCGGACTTCGATTTCAAGGACAAGCGGCTTTTCATCCGTCTTTTCGGCGGAAACATCTACGCCGTCGGAGGCTATGTCCGGGATCTCATCCGGAAGCGGCCGTCTCCCGAAGTCGACATCCTGGTCGCCCGTAACTCCGTCGAAGCCGTTGTCCGAAAACTCGAAAGCCGGGGCCGCGTGGATCTCGTGGGCCGGAGTTTCGGGGTGATCAAATTTACGACCGGAGGGAAAACGTATGACGTCGCCCTCCCCCGGATCGACACGCCTCGTCCGGCGGCGGAACGGGGCCACAAGGATTTCGAAATCGCCACCGACCCCAACCTTCCCATTGAAACAGACCTGTCCCGCAGGGATTTCCGTTGCAACAGCATGGCGCTGCGCCTTGCCGACGGATGTCTCATCGATCCCTTCGGCGGGGCTTCAGACGCCAGGGCGGGCCGACTCCGTTTGACCAATCCCGGAGCGTTTCCCGACGATCCCCTGCGCGTTCTGCGGGCGGCGCGTTTCGCCTCGGTTCTGGGATTCCGAATCGATCCCGAAATTTATGACTTGTCCCGGGATATCGATCTGTCCGGGCTGTCCATCGAACGCGTCAACGAAGAGTTTTTCCGGATTCTTCTTGACTCCCGGCGGCCCTCTCGCGGCCTCGAAGAACTGCTCCGTTTGGGTGGGGTTGAAAAACTTTTCCCCGAACTCTATGCCCTCTCCCTGACCATTCAGGATGCCGTCTTTCACCCCGAGACCGACGCCGACGGACACCATACGGTCTGGGGACATACCCTTCTGACGGTCGATCAGGCTCAGTCCCTGGTCCGGACATCGGAATGGCCGGACGGAAAACGGCTCAGCCTTCTCCTTGCCGCGATATATCACGACGCCGGCAAGGCGTCCACGACGCGCCGGGAATTCAGAAGAGGACGGATAACCGTCACCTCGCGTGGACATGACAGGGTCTCCGAGCGTATCGCCCGCAAAGTTCTGACCCGCCATCGCATCGTATCCTGGGGAGGCTGGGATATTGAAAAAACGGTCCCCCGGCTTATCGGCGCCCACCACCGGGCCTCGGAAATCTGGGCCAACCGGGATGATGTGACCCGCAAAGCCTTCAACCGCCTGGCCGCGGATGTGGGAGGCGATTTCGATCTCCCCATCATTCTGGACGCCGCCGACAGGGCCGGACGGCAAAACAAGCTTGTCCGGGGTTTGGACCGGGAGGCCCGCTGGTTGTTCCGGAAATTCCGCGAATTCCGGATTGACAGCGAAACCATCCGGCCGCTCATTATGGGTCGGGACCTGATCGGCCTCGGTGTCGCTCCCGGACCGGCGATGGGGCGGATCCTGAAAAAGCTTCACACGCTGCAGCTCGACGGGGTCTTCGAAACGAAAGCCGCGGGAATGGAAGCGGCCCGACGTTTGCTGGAAGGGAAAAAGGCATGA
- a CDS encoding DNA-directed RNA polymerase subunit alpha, with protein sequence MAETGFVKPKFLDGNPETQTEKYGRFQAQPFERGYGVTVGNALRRILLSSIPGAAITAVRIQGVLHEFSTIPGVVEDVTDILLNLKSIPLKMKGKKPVRMTLKIEGPAEVKSSDITCESGVEILDPNLTIAHLDADGRLDIEMIVKNGRGYIPADRNFDEELSVDFIPLDSSHSPVLKSNYKVEPARVGKRIDYESLTLEVWTTGAVRPAQALSQAAQLLRDHLIIFLDVVDEPLSDKQSSPKGGDIPHFYQADVLAKSIEHLELSVRSNNCLRAAGLDRIVDLVQKSEDELLKTKNFGRKSLAEIKETLNKIGLGLSLDLHPTLLERVQAELKDEHAEKETEE encoded by the coding sequence ATGGCAGAAACCGGTTTTGTGAAACCCAAATTCCTGGACGGCAACCCCGAAACGCAGACGGAAAAGTACGGCCGTTTCCAGGCCCAGCCTTTTGAACGCGGATACGGCGTCACCGTGGGAAACGCTCTGCGGCGCATCCTTCTGTCGTCGATCCCGGGGGCCGCGATAACGGCCGTCCGCATTCAGGGCGTTCTCCACGAATTTTCCACCATCCCCGGCGTCGTCGAGGATGTCACCGACATTCTCCTCAATCTCAAGAGCATCCCGCTCAAGATGAAAGGGAAGAAACCGGTTCGGATGACCCTCAAGATCGAAGGTCCGGCCGAAGTGAAATCGTCCGACATCACCTGTGAATCGGGCGTCGAAATTCTCGATCCGAATCTGACCATCGCCCACCTCGATGCCGACGGCCGTCTGGACATCGAAATGATCGTCAAAAACGGCCGGGGCTACATCCCCGCCGACAGGAATTTCGACGAAGAATTGAGCGTGGATTTCATTCCTCTCGATTCGTCGCATTCTCCGGTTCTCAAGTCCAATTACAAGGTCGAACCCGCCCGCGTCGGCAAACGCATCGATTACGAAAGCCTGACCCTGGAGGTCTGGACGACGGGCGCGGTGCGCCCGGCTCAAGCCCTGTCCCAGGCGGCCCAATTGCTTCGCGACCATCTCATCATTTTCCTGGATGTCGTCGACGAGCCGCTTTCGGACAAACAGTCCTCTCCCAAGGGAGGCGACATCCCGCATTTCTATCAGGCGGATGTCCTGGCCAAATCCATCGAACATCTCGAACTGTCCGTCCGATCCAACAACTGCCTGCGGGCGGCCGGTCTCGATCGCATCGTCGATCTCGTTCAGAAATCGGAAGACGAGCTTCTCAAAACAAAAAATTTCGGTCGCAAATCTCTGGCGGAAATCAAGGAAACTTTGAATAAGATCGGTTTGGGATTGAGCCTCGATCTGCACCCGACGCTGCTCGAACGCGTTCAGGCGGAGCTCAAGGACGAACATGCCGAAAAGGAGACGGAGGAATGA
- the galE gene encoding UDP-glucose 4-epimerase GalE translates to MNVLVAGGAGYIGAHTVKALAEEGFEVCVLDNFSTGRRDFIRGHRIVPGDLMDKADVEAVFAGNTFGAVFHFASLIQVGESTRDPARYYVQNLVSSLNLIGAAVDFGVEHVIFSSSAAVYGVPHETPIAENHPIAPANPYGRTKAVVENILADYGRAYGLKSLSLRYFNAAGADPSGEMGESHDPETHLIPNILLSVLGRVPRLEVFGTDFPTPDGTAVRDYIHVTDLARAHVEGLKALMAGYPGGAVNLGTNRGYSVLEIIRKAESVTGSVIPYFAVPRRPGDVPVLLASRDKAESELGWIPRHSDIENILETAWNWHRKNV, encoded by the coding sequence ATGAATGTTCTTGTCGCGGGGGGAGCCGGCTATATCGGGGCTCACACCGTCAAGGCCCTGGCCGAGGAAGGCTTTGAGGTCTGCGTCTTGGACAACTTTTCAACGGGAAGGAGAGACTTCATCCGCGGACACCGGATCGTCCCCGGAGATCTCATGGACAAGGCCGACGTCGAAGCGGTGTTTGCCGGAAACACTTTCGGCGCGGTTTTTCATTTCGCGTCCCTCATCCAGGTCGGAGAGTCCACCCGGGACCCGGCCCGGTACTATGTCCAGAACCTCGTTTCGAGCCTCAATCTCATCGGGGCCGCCGTCGATTTCGGGGTGGAACATGTCATCTTTTCCTCGAGCGCGGCCGTCTACGGGGTGCCGCACGAAACACCCATCGCGGAAAATCATCCTATCGCGCCCGCCAATCCCTACGGTAGAACCAAGGCCGTCGTCGAAAACATCCTTGCGGACTACGGCCGGGCTTACGGATTAAAATCCCTCTCCCTGCGGTATTTCAACGCCGCCGGCGCCGACCCCTCCGGGGAAATGGGCGAAAGCCACGATCCCGAGACCCATCTGATCCCCAACATCCTGCTGTCCGTCCTCGGCCGCGTTCCCCGTCTCGAGGTTTTCGGAACGGACTTCCCCACCCCCGACGGCACGGCCGTCCGCGATTACATCCACGTCACCGATCTGGCCCGGGCCCATGTCGAAGGCCTCAAGGCCCTGATGGCCGGATATCCGGGAGGCGCCGTCAACCTGGGAACGAACCGGGGGTATTCGGTTTTGGAAATCATCCGAAAAGCGGAGTCCGTAACCGGGTCGGTCATTCCCTACTTTGCTGTGCCGAGGCGGCCGGGAGACGTCCCGGTCCTCCTGGCTTCACGCGACAAAGCGGAGTCCGAGCTGGGCTGGATTCCCAGGCATTCCGACATCGAGAACATTCTCGAAACCGCCTGGAACTGGCATCGCAAAAACGTTTGA
- a CDS encoding LysM peptidoglycan-binding domain-containing protein, with amino-acid sequence MRYFKETCLPFFLVLVLAMGGCASGKRKPAHQAPAPGDVPALETPAGEVLPPADLVIEECDLPDPAGEETFADRPSRERTTTSDAEAGARLEEALAAFQDAQFAWESEDLDRALQRLDDAYAVIIEINTAPDSPFSQEKDGLRLLIAQRIQQIYASRLMPAGENHKTIPLVENPNVLREIQSFQNRERQFFLESYKRSGQYRSMILEELRKGGLPDEIAWLPLIESGFKVRALSRARALGLWQFISSTGTRFGLKRDKWIDERMDPLKATQAAVKYLSELHGLFGDWTTALASYNCGEFRVQSVIRSQHIDYLDNFWDLFNRLPFETARFVPRFIAVNLIIENPEKYGFVLPEPDPPLQFETIRIDKPVKLTALSAALGLGPHDLTQLNPELRHDSTPDTEYHLKVPTGSGERVVAALPSLSRYVPPEAVFSWHSVRSGETLGGIARRYRTSVAAIVRLNSLKNSRLIHPGQRLKIPGAVAGQPATAKPSPPPPGGSVTHTVRAGDTLFQLARLYNTTVQQIKADNGLQGDGINVGQRLVIRSGTT; translated from the coding sequence ATGAGATATTTCAAGGAAACATGTCTTCCCTTCTTTTTGGTGCTTGTGCTCGCGATGGGCGGATGCGCATCCGGAAAACGGAAACCGGCCCATCAAGCGCCCGCACCGGGCGACGTTCCCGCTCTCGAAACACCCGCCGGCGAAGTTCTCCCTCCCGCCGATCTCGTGATCGAGGAATGCGATCTCCCGGATCCGGCGGGTGAAGAGACCTTCGCCGACCGCCCGTCCCGGGAAAGAACAACCACATCGGATGCAGAGGCCGGCGCCCGGCTTGAAGAAGCGTTGGCCGCATTTCAGGACGCCCAATTCGCATGGGAGTCCGAGGATCTCGACCGGGCGCTCCAGCGGCTCGACGATGCCTACGCCGTAATCATCGAGATCAATACCGCTCCCGATTCTCCGTTCAGTCAGGAGAAGGACGGATTGCGGCTGCTGATCGCTCAGCGGATTCAGCAGATCTACGCCTCCCGGTTGATGCCGGCGGGCGAAAATCACAAGACTATCCCGCTCGTCGAAAATCCGAATGTTCTCAGGGAGATCCAATCCTTCCAGAATCGGGAACGGCAGTTTTTTCTGGAGTCCTACAAAAGATCCGGTCAATATCGGAGCATGATCCTTGAGGAGTTGCGGAAAGGCGGCCTCCCCGACGAAATCGCCTGGCTGCCTCTGATCGAAAGCGGCTTCAAAGTCCGGGCGCTGTCACGGGCCCGCGCGCTCGGTCTCTGGCAGTTCATCTCATCCACCGGCACCCGGTTCGGGCTTAAACGTGACAAATGGATCGACGAGCGTATGGATCCTCTAAAAGCCACGCAGGCCGCCGTCAAGTACCTGTCCGAGCTTCATGGTTTATTCGGAGATTGGACAACAGCCCTGGCATCCTACAATTGCGGAGAATTCCGCGTTCAAAGCGTCATCCGCTCCCAGCATATCGACTATCTGGACAACTTCTGGGATCTTTTCAACAGACTCCCCTTCGAAACGGCCCGTTTCGTCCCCCGGTTTATCGCCGTCAACCTGATCATTGAAAATCCCGAGAAATATGGATTCGTCCTGCCGGAACCCGATCCGCCTCTTCAATTCGAAACCATCCGCATCGACAAACCCGTCAAGCTGACGGCTTTATCCGCCGCACTCGGTCTCGGCCCGCATGATCTCACCCAGTTGAATCCGGAACTCCGTCACGATTCCACCCCGGATACCGAGTATCATTTGAAAGTCCCGACGGGAAGCGGCGAACGGGTTGTGGCCGCCCTTCCCTCCCTCTCCCGATATGTGCCGCCCGAAGCCGTTTTCAGCTGGCATTCCGTAAGAAGCGGAGAAACCCTGGGAGGCATCGCCCGCCGTTACCGGACCAGCGTCGCCGCCATCGTCCGGCTGAACTCGCTGAAGAATTCACGGTTGATCCATCCGGGCCAGCGGTTGAAAATCCCCGGGGCCGTCGCCGGTCAGCCGGCCACGGCCAAACCTTCGCCTCCGCCGCCGGGAGGCTCGGTGACCCACACCGTCAGGGCGGGCGACACACTTTTTCAGCTGGCTCGCCTCTACAACACGACCGTTCAGCAGATCAAGGCCGATAACGGACTTCAGGGCGACGGCATCAATGTCGGGCAGCGGCTAGTCATCCGCTCCGGCACCACATAA
- the rpsM gene encoding 30S ribosomal protein S13 — translation MARIAGITLPTEKNIGIGLTYIYGIGRSKSLRILKEARIDENKKIKDLSEDEVNKIRQIIEKTEKIEGDLRKDVTMDIKRLIDISSYRGMRHKRKLPVRGQRTKTNARTRKGPRGHAIKKAGKDKK, via the coding sequence ATGGCAAGAATCGCGGGCATCACGCTTCCCACCGAGAAGAACATCGGCATCGGTCTGACTTACATCTACGGAATCGGGCGCTCCAAATCCCTTCGGATTCTCAAGGAAGCCCGAATCGACGAAAACAAGAAAATCAAGGACTTGTCCGAGGACGAAGTCAACAAAATCCGCCAGATCATTGAAAAGACGGAAAAAATCGAGGGCGATCTTCGGAAAGACGTCACGATGGACATCAAACGTCTGATCGATATCAGTTCCTACCGCGGCATGCGCCACAAACGGAAACTCCCGGTCCGCGGGCAGAGAACCAAGACCAATGCCCGGACCCGAAAAGGCCCCCGCGGCCATGCGATCAAGAAAGCCGGCAAGGATAAAAAGTAA
- the rpmJ gene encoding 50S ribosomal protein L36, translated as MKVRASVKRICRNCKIVRRKGEVRVICSNPRHKQKQG; from the coding sequence ATGAAAGTCAGAGCATCTGTGAAAAGGATCTGCAGAAACTGCAAAATCGTCAGGAGGAAGGGCGAGGTGCGCGTCATCTGCTCCAATCCGAGGCACAAACAAAAACAAGGATAA
- the infA gene encoding translation initiation factor IF-1 produces MPKPDVYETEGVVLETLPNAMFRVELANKHVILAHISGKMRKYFIRILPGDRVLVELSPYDLTKGRITYRYK; encoded by the coding sequence ATGCCTAAACCTGATGTTTATGAGACCGAAGGTGTTGTGCTGGAGACGCTCCCCAATGCCATGTTTCGTGTCGAACTGGCCAACAAGCACGTCATCCTGGCTCACATTTCGGGGAAAATGCGGAAGTATTTCATCCGCATCCTGCCGGGAGACAGGGTCTTGGTGGAACTGTCCCCCTATGACCTGACCAAGGGGCGCATCACTTATAGGTACAAGTAG
- the rpsK gene encoding 30S ribosomal protein S11, with protein sequence MAKPKAKTKKKKVRKDIGFGTAYIQSTFNNTVITITDQTGHTVCWSSSGTSGFKGARKGTPYAAQLAARDVANKAKDFGVRYVDVRVKGPGAGRESSIRALQSAGLEIRSIKDVTPIPHNGCRPRRRRRV encoded by the coding sequence ATGGCCAAACCAAAAGCCAAAACAAAAAAGAAAAAAGTCAGGAAGGATATCGGATTCGGTACGGCCTATATCCAATCCACTTTTAACAACACCGTGATCACCATCACCGATCAGACAGGACACACCGTCTGCTGGTCCAGTTCCGGAACGTCGGGGTTCAAGGGTGCCCGCAAGGGAACGCCCTATGCGGCCCAGCTGGCGGCCCGGGATGTGGCGAACAAGGCCAAGGATTTCGGCGTCCGCTATGTGGATGTGCGGGTCAAGGGCCCCGGTGCGGGCCGTGAATCGTCCATCCGCGCCCTGCAGTCGGCGGGCCTGGAAATCCGATCCATCAAGGATGTCACGCCCATTCCCCACAACGGCTGTCGACCGCGGCGTCGGCGCCGGGTCTGA
- a CDS encoding adenylate kinase has translation MRIILLGPPGGGKGTQGGLIEAAWGFPRISTGDLLRRAVRDRTPLGLKAEDRMNSGELVEDELVLELVRERIARGDCADGYVLDGFPRTVPQAEGLEALDAGRSEIALDIAVDEEAMIHRLSRRLVCPECDAVFNPAVKETKQPGACDACGAELVRRPDDAPEVVAERLKVYRNGIEPLLAHYRNRNTLVRIDGSGSVDEVFSRIQIVLAPRLQNRTAGRGAS, from the coding sequence CCTCGGTCCGCCCGGAGGCGGCAAGGGAACCCAGGGCGGCCTCATCGAGGCGGCCTGGGGATTTCCCCGGATCTCCACGGGAGATCTCCTCCGGCGTGCCGTCCGGGACAGGACCCCCCTGGGCTTGAAGGCGGAAGACCGCATGAATTCCGGCGAACTCGTGGAGGATGAGCTGGTTCTCGAACTCGTCAGAGAACGGATCGCCCGGGGCGATTGTGCCGATGGGTATGTTCTGGACGGTTTCCCGCGAACGGTTCCCCAGGCCGAAGGCCTGGAGGCCCTGGATGCCGGACGTTCGGAAATCGCTCTGGATATTGCGGTGGATGAAGAGGCCATGATCCATAGACTCTCGCGCCGCCTTGTCTGCCCGGAGTGCGATGCCGTCTTCAATCCGGCCGTCAAGGAAACGAAACAGCCCGGAGCCTGCGATGCCTGCGGGGCGGAACTCGTCCGTCGACCGGATGATGCCCCAGAGGTTGTGGCCGAGAGGCTCAAGGTCTACAGAAACGGCATCGAGCCACTCTTGGCACATTATCGGAATCGGAACACCCTGGTCCGCATTGACGGATCGGGGAGCGTAGATGAGGTTTTTTCCCGGATCCAAATCGTTCTGGCTCCCCGGTTGCAGAACAGGACGGCCGGACGAGGCGCGTCATGA
- the map gene encoding type I methionyl aminopeptidase — translation MIVLKSGREIAAMRKSNRIVARVLAELRPMIRPGVETRVLDAYADARAREFGSVPAFKGYRGYPAALCVSVNDEIVHGIPSSRELQEGDIVSLDFGVLCEGFYGDAAVTVPVGHVAAADLRLIRAAEKAFYYGLDKVRPGCRLSDVSAAVQDSVEREGFSVIRQFVGHGIGRSLHEEPQVPNFGSPGRGPKIKPGMTLAIEPMIAAGGWEADVLEDGWTAVTRDGSRAAHYEHTVAVTENGVEILSLDDGAEEFCAPEAAFRERNPHA, via the coding sequence ATGATTGTTTTGAAATCCGGGAGAGAAATCGCCGCCATGCGGAAGAGCAACAGAATTGTGGCCCGCGTTCTGGCCGAGCTTCGGCCGATGATCCGGCCGGGCGTCGAAACCCGGGTTCTGGACGCCTATGCCGACGCCCGGGCGAGAGAGTTCGGGTCCGTTCCCGCATTCAAGGGCTACCGGGGTTATCCCGCAGCGCTTTGCGTTTCCGTCAATGACGAAATCGTACACGGCATTCCCTCATCACGCGAGCTTCAGGAAGGGGATATCGTCAGTCTGGATTTCGGAGTTTTGTGCGAAGGGTTTTATGGGGATGCCGCCGTCACCGTTCCCGTGGGACACGTCGCCGCGGCGGACTTGAGACTGATCCGGGCTGCGGAAAAAGCCTTTTATTACGGTCTGGATAAGGTTCGACCGGGCTGCCGATTGTCCGATGTTTCCGCAGCCGTTCAGGACTCCGTCGAACGCGAAGGCTTTTCCGTGATCCGCCAGTTTGTCGGCCATGGCATCGGGAGATCCCTCCACGAGGAACCGCAGGTTCCCAATTTCGGAAGTCCCGGACGGGGACCGAAGATCAAGCCGGGAATGACCCTGGCCATTGAACCCATGATCGCTGCAGGCGGGTGGGAGGCCGATGTTCTGGAGGATGGCTGGACGGCCGTCACCCGGGATGGAAGCCGGGCCGCCCACTACGAACACACCGTGGCCGTCACCGAAAATGGTGTCGAAATCCTGAGCCTCGACGACGGGGCTGAAGAGTTTTGCGCCCCTGAGGCCGCCTTCCGGGAGAGGAATCCCCATGCCTAA
- a CDS encoding cysteine synthase family protein, which produces MSIQARSSGLLDAIGKTPLVELSRSTKGEAFRIWAKLEYLNPGGSIKDRIALHMVEKAEREGRLKSGDILLENSSGNTAMGLALVALQKGYRCRIVIRDTTSREKIRMLQHLGVEVVQVDASLSPDDDKSYNQYARVLAAQSPELFYVDQHNNLDNNEAHYLTTGPEIWQQMEGRIDCLVVGIGTGGTICGAGRYLKERDPAIRTVGVDPSGSVFYDYFHSQTMIPPRRYHLEGLGDEFILPTVEWEYIDDILRIDDQTAFEWTLRLARTEGIIAGGSSGAALWGAFEATRRLGPDARIVTVFPDSGYKYCSSIYK; this is translated from the coding sequence TTGAGCATTCAGGCTCGATCTTCCGGTCTTCTGGACGCCATCGGCAAAACGCCCCTTGTCGAATTGTCCCGTTCGACAAAGGGGGAAGCGTTTCGGATCTGGGCCAAACTGGAATACCTCAACCCCGGCGGAAGCATCAAGGACCGCATCGCCCTCCATATGGTCGAAAAAGCCGAGCGCGAAGGGCGGCTCAAGTCGGGGGACATTCTTCTCGAAAACAGTTCCGGGAATACGGCCATGGGCTTGGCTCTCGTCGCCCTGCAGAAAGGCTATCGCTGCCGCATCGTCATTCGGGATACGACCAGCCGGGAGAAAATCCGTATGCTTCAGCATCTCGGTGTGGAGGTCGTCCAGGTGGACGCATCGCTTTCTCCCGACGATGACAAATCCTACAATCAATATGCCCGGGTCCTGGCCGCCCAATCCCCGGAACTCTTTTATGTCGATCAGCACAACAATCTCGATAACAACGAGGCACACTACTTGACGACCGGTCCGGAAATCTGGCAACAGATGGAGGGCCGAATCGATTGTCTGGTGGTCGGGATCGGAACCGGCGGCACGATCTGTGGGGCGGGACGGTATCTTAAGGAGAGGGATCCGGCGATCCGGACCGTCGGCGTTGATCCTTCGGGATCGGTTTTCTATGATTATTTTCACTCTCAGACGATGATTCCTCCCCGGAGATATCATCTTGAAGGCCTGGGCGACGAATTCATTCTGCCGACGGTGGAATGGGAATACATCGATGATATCCTTCGCATCGACGATCAGACGGCTTTCGAATGGACATTGCGTCTGGCCCGGACCGAGGGGATCATTGCCGGAGGATCGAGCGGCGCCGCCTTATGGGGGGCTTTCGAAGCGACCCGCCGGTTGGGGCCGGACGCCCGCATCGTGACGGTTTTTCCGGACTCGGGCTACAAATACTGCAGCTCAATCTACAAATAA
- the rpsD gene encoding 30S ribosomal protein S4 has translation MARSSQPDCRICRVEKTKLFLKGPKCQTDKCAIERRAYPPGQHGRARRRVLGYAIQLREKQKVKRFYGMSEEQFRLFFDRAERHKGVTGENLLSLLERRLDNVLHVMGFSLSRAHARQLVAHGHVLVNDRKVNIPSFLVKEGDLILFRERSIKSEDIKAVAAAHSGKTVPAWLEVDRDGLKGRVLSLPKREDVTLPVEEHLIVELYSK, from the coding sequence ATGGCGAGATCGAGCCAGCCTGATTGCCGGATATGCCGGGTCGAAAAGACGAAGCTCTTCCTGAAGGGGCCCAAATGCCAGACGGACAAATGCGCCATCGAACGAAGGGCCTATCCGCCGGGGCAGCACGGACGAGCCCGGAGAAGGGTTCTGGGGTATGCCATTCAGCTCAGGGAAAAGCAGAAAGTGAAAAGATTTTACGGCATGTCCGAGGAGCAGTTCCGGCTGTTTTTCGACCGGGCGGAACGCCATAAGGGCGTCACCGGGGAAAACCTTCTGAGCCTTCTGGAGCGACGTCTGGATAATGTCCTTCATGTCATGGGTTTTTCGCTGTCCCGGGCCCATGCCCGGCAACTTGTGGCCCACGGACATGTGCTGGTCAACGATCGAAAAGTGAATATCCCGTCCTTCCTGGTCAAGGAGGGGGATCTCATTCTGTTCCGGGAGAGATCGATCAAGAGCGAGGACATCAAGGCCGTCGCGGCGGCGCACAGCGGCAAAACCGTTCCGGCCTGGCTTGAGGTCGACAGGGACGGCCTGAAAGGCCGTGTGCTGTCGTTGCCCAAGCGCGAAGACGTGACGCTGCCCGTCGAGGAGCATCTGATCGTCGAGCTGTACTCGAAATAA